A window of Hevea brasiliensis isolate MT/VB/25A 57/8 chromosome 14, ASM3005281v1, whole genome shotgun sequence contains these coding sequences:
- the LOC110634883 gene encoding putative receptor-like protein kinase At3g47110: protein MELTGTSLAAFWPSSILHLHVFFLISVTILWFQPADCLTKLGNETDRLSLLEFKAKISNDPNGFFSLWNDSVHFCKWQGVTCGRKHQRVRSLSLIGLSLSGTISPHAGNLTFLRYLGLADNKFHGEIPQEVGKLFRLRTIEMRNNSLSGEIPGHISNCSELRIISLLYNNLAGKIPAELGSLKKLEILYVGSNNLSGEIPHSLGNLSSLTDLYLSYNHLQGKIPTELGHLTNLTALAVGANNLSGTIPPALYNISSITTFETTYNQLSGSLPANIGFTLPNLQQLFLAENGFFGTIPESLANASQLRLIDISFNRFTGQFPTNMGNLKGLQGLHLELNFFGSNTSQDLSFVPSLANCSNLQQLYFDGNNFGGVLPSSIGNLSNLVQLGLGRNPISGTIPEEVGNLVNLYRLDMDGNLFSGSIPISLGKLKKLERLTLNENLLSGEIPVFLGNITKLYWLQLEGNKLQGNITPSLGSCQNLRFLDVSRNKLTGIIPKQILGLSSLSETLNLSHNSLTGPLPLEVGNLRSIRALDVSENKLYGEIPKTIGDCSRLEILKMQGNFLQGPIPSSFDSLRGLQRIDLSRNNLSGNIPNELEKLIFLQYLNLSFNNFEGEVPKTGVFSNASSFSLVGNRNICGGIPELQLPACIVNEEKHSRPSTVIILTTTISSFLLVVIVTSLCLFYRRKSRKSPIFSPFTVDKVPQISFRELLKATGGFSSENLIGQGSFGSVYKGSLDLQGECFVAVKVLNLQQHGASKSFIAECKALKNIRHRNLVKILTYCSSIDFKGNDFKALVFTFMENGSLEMWLHPEENGYSQMKRLNFLQRLCIAMDVASALHYLHNHCETQIIHCDLKPSNILLDNDMTAHVSDFGLARLISESTSNPSQTQNFSTGIKGTIGYMAPEYGVGSNVTTYGDVYSFGILLLEMFTGRRPTHDVFIDGLDLHNFVKAKLPGQVMQVVDPTLFTPREVGAAENMDDDESIEESVQECVVSVLQIGVACSAKVPQDRMNMRDVTSKLNAIKVSFTGSRD from the exons ATGGAACTTACAGGAACAAGCTTGGCTGCATTTTGGCCTTCTTCTATCCTTCATCTTCATGTGTTTTTCTTAATTTCTGTAACCATACTATGGTTCCAACCTGCTGATTGTCTCACCAAATTGGGAAATGAGACTGATAGGCTTTCTCTACTGGAATTCAAAGCCAAGATAAGCAATGATCCAAATGGATTCTTTAGCTTATGGAATGATTCTGTCCATTTCTGCAAATGGCAAGGAGTTACTTGTGGCCGCAAACATCAGAGAGTTAGGTCTCTAAGTCTCATCGGATTGAGCTTGTCAGGGACCATATCTCCTCATGCAGGGAATCTCACTTTCTTGAGGTACCTGGGTCTTGCTGACAACAAATTCCATGGAGAAATTCCTCAAGAAGTAGGTAAACTATTCCGGTTGAGAACTATCGAAATGCGGAATAACTCATTGAGTGGTGAAATTCCTGGCCACATCAGCAATTGCTCAGAGCTCAGGATTATAAGTTTGCTTTACAACAATTTAGCGGGAAAAATTCCTGCTGAGCTTGGCTCTTTAAAGAAGCTTGAGATTCTTTACGTTGGCAGCAATAATCTCTCAGGAGAGATCCCACATTCGCTCGGAAATCTTTCATCCCTCACTGATCTATATTTATCATACAATCATTTGCAGGGAAAGATTCCAACAGAATTGGGACACTTAACAAACTTAACTGCCCTTGCCGTCGGAGCTAATAATCTGAGTGGTACAATACCTCCTGCCCTTTACAATATCTCATCTATCACTACCTTTGAAACTACATACAATCAATTAAGTGGGAGTCTCCCAGCAAACATAGGCTTTACTCTTCCGAACCTGCAACAACTGTTCTTGGCTGAAAATGGATTTTTTGGAACTATTCCAGAATCATTGGCCAATGCTTCTCAGCTTCGGCTTATTGACATCTCTTTCAACAGGTTCACGGGGCAATTTCCAACCAATATGGGAAATCTCAAGGGTCTTCAAGGGCTTCATTTGGAGCTCAATTTCTTTGGCAGTAACACAAGTCAAGATTTGAGTTTTGTACCATCTCTGGCCAACTGCAGCAATCTGCAACAACTATACTTTGATGGAAACAATTTTGGTGGTGTATTACCTAGCTCCATTGGCAATCTGTCCAACCTTGTCCAACTGGGTCTAGGACGAAATCCAATATCTGGGACAATCCCAGAAGAGGTAGGGAATCTTGTCAATTTGTATCGACTAGACATGGATGGAAATCTTTTTTCTGGTAGTATCCCCATTTCTTTGGGAAAGCTAAAAAAGCTGGAAAGGCTAACCTTAAATGAAAATCTACTTTCTGGAGAAATCCCAGTGTTCCTAGGAAACATCACCAAGCTATATTGGCTTCAGTTAGAAGGAAACAAACTCCAAGGAAATATAACTCCAAGTCTTGGAAGCTGCCAAAATCTTCGTTTCCTAGATGTCTCAAGAAATAAACTCACGGGCATCATACCTAAACAAATCCTTGGCCTTTCTTCTCTATCAGAAACTCTTAACTTATCGCATAACTCATTGACAGGTCCCTTACCCTTAGAAGTTGGCAACTTGAGAAGTATTAGGGCATTAGATGTCTCAGAGAACAAACTCTATGGGGAAATTCCTAAGACAATAGGTGATTGTTCTAGGCTAGAAATCCTTAAAATGCAGGGTAACTTCCTGCAAGGACCCATTCCCTCATCTTTTGATTCTTTGAGAGGTCTCCAACGAATAGATCTATCCAGAAACAACTTGTCAGGAAATATTCCAAATGAGTTAGAGAAACTTATCTTCTTGCAATATTTGAATCTTTCTTTCAATAATTTTGAGGGTGAGGTACCAAAAACAGGAGTTTTCAGCAACGCAAGTTCATTTTCGCTTGTTGGAAATAGAAATATTTGTGGAGGTATCCCCGAATTGCAGCTACCAGCATGCATTGTCAATGAAGAAAAACACAGTAGACCTTCCACTGTCATAATCCTCACCACAACCATCAGTTCATTTCTTTTAGTCGTGATAgtgacctccttatgtcttttcTATCGGCGAAAGTCAAGAAAGAGTCCAATTTTCTCACCCTTTACAGTGGATAAGGTTCCTCAAATTTCATTCAGGGAACTCTTGAAAGCAACTGGTGGATTCTCTTCAGAAAACTTAATTGGACAAGGCAGTTTTGGCTCGGTATATAAAGGAAGTCTTGATCTGCAGGGTGAATGTTTCGTTGCTGTAAAGGTACTCAACCTTCAGCAACATGGAGCTTCCAAGAGCTTCATTGCTGAGTGCAAAGCACTGAAAAACATCCGGCACCGGAATCTTGTTAAAATCTTGACGTACTGCTCCAGCATTGATTTTAAAGGAAATGATTTCAAAGCTCTAGTGTTTACATTCATGGAAAATGGCAGTTTGGAAATGTGGTTGCATCCAGAGGAAAATGGTTATAGTCAGATGAAGAGATTAAACTTTCTCCAAAGACTATGCATTGCCATGGATGTAGCTTCTGCATTGCATTATCTTCATAACCATTGTGAAACGCAAATCATTCATTGTGACTTGAAGCCAAGCAATATTCTCCTTGACAATGACATGACTGCTCATGTTAGTGACTTTGGATTAGCAAGGCTCATTTCTGAAAGCACCAGCAATCCTTCTCAAACCCAAAATTTCTCAACGGGGATAAAGGGAACAATTGGCTACATGGCTCCAG AATATGGAGTAGGCAGCAATGTGACAACTTATGGAGACGTGTATAGCTTTGGAATACTTTTGCTAGAGATGTTCACAGGAAGGAGACCAACTCATGATGTTTTTATAGATGGTTTAGATCTCCACAATTTTGTTAAGGCTAAGCTCCCAGGACAAGTCATGCAGGTTGTGGATCCCACTTTATTCACTCCAAGAGAAGTGGGGGCAGCAGAAAATATGGATGATGATGAAAGTATTGAAGAGAGTGTACAAGAGTGTGTTGTATCAGTCCTTCAAATTGGAGTTGCATGCTCCGCAAAAGTGCCACAAGATCGAATGAATATGAGGGATGTAACAAGCAAACTAAATGCCATCAAGGTTTCTTTCACAGGGTCCAGGGACTAG
- the LOC131169173 gene encoding putative receptor-like protein kinase At3g47110, with protein sequence MTAHFGDFGLARLLSKTSSNSSQDQTSSIGIKGIIGYMPPGYGIVGEPTTYGDVYSFGIILLEIFTGRRPIDEVFRDGEVGVEEFVEDNETDDDQTEIQENNVNMENMKLQGSNVQKCAGSVLKIGLACSAELSGDRMNMIDATRKLNIITEAFLRARTHREQQIPKDYSDHLDIAGIRCGIQASRPPLT encoded by the exons ATGACTGCTCATTTTGGTGATTTCGGATTAGCAAGgcttctttccaaaacctcaagcAACTCTTCTCAAGACCAAACAAGCTCTATTGGGATAAAGGGAATAATCGGCTATATGCCTCCAG GATATGGAATAGTTGGCGAGCCAACAACATATGGGGATGTGTATAGCTTTGGAATAATTTTGTTGGAGATATTCACAGGACGGAGACCAATTGATGAAGTGTTCAGAGATG GAGAAGTGGGAGTAGAAGAATTTGTTGAAGACAATGAGACTGATGATGATCAAACAGAAATCCAAGAAAATAATGTCAATATGgaaaatatgaaattacaagGAAGCAATGTGCAAAAATGTGCTGGATCAGTCCTCAAAATAGGACTCGCATGCTCGGCAGAACTATCAGGAGATCGAATGAATATGATCGATGCTACAAGAAAATTAAACATTATCACAGAGGCTTTCCTTCGTGCAAGGACTCATAGAGAACAACAAATT CCCAAAGACTACTCTGATCATTTGGATATTGCAGGAATACGCTGTGGCATTCAGGCATCCAGGCCCCCACTAACCTGA
- the LOC131173090 gene encoding putative receptor-like protein kinase At3g47110, whose protein sequence is MELRITSLTTLWPSIHHFQVILLFCTSLLCLQPPTDCLRNLGNETDRLALLEFKSKIGNDPHVFFSSWNDSVNFCKWQGITCGRKHHRVASLNLYGLSLSGTISPFIGNLTFLRFLNLRNNSFHGEIPQEVGSLSRLRHLNLTDNRLGGEIPLNITYCSELRILILARNRFVGKILNELGSLKKLVSLDLYGNNLTGEIPHSFGNLSSFKHLSVVVNNLAGNIPNKLEQLTGLTFVSVGVNNLIGTIPGALYNISSINVFSEPDNQLKGSLSANIGLTLRNLQDFYSGRNQFYGTIPSSFTNASQLEIFDISANFFTGQVPNSLGDLRICSSNLEILSFAKNNFGGVLPAAIANLSTKLSLLGAGGNRMYGRLPSEVGNLVNLYALGLEENHFSGTIPISFGKLRKLQKLHLHTNLLSGQIPPSLGNLSQLYELHLGENKLQGNITSSIANCQNLQPLDIANNFLIGFLPQEITGLSSLSTILNLSHNTLTGPLPREIHKLKNINALDVSQNKLYGEIPETIRDCLMPENLNMQGNFLQGSIPSSLASLRGLQHLDLSRNNLSGNILKELPKLPFLQYVNLSFNNLEGEVPREGVFSNITAVSLVGKKKSLWRYLGTAATSMPHQAKETQKFSSCHYPCNSYQFNCAFHGDNIFKGFPLVKIKKESIIQSFLGSLDLHGERIVAVMVLNLRQRGASKSFIAECRALRNIRHQNLVKILTYCSSIDFKGNDFKALVLDFMVNGSLEMWLHPNEDGSSQPRNLKLLQRLRVATDLSSALHYLHDLCETPIIHCDLKPSNILLDMT, encoded by the exons ATGGAACTTCGAATTACAAGCTTAACGACCCTTTGGCCTTCAATCCATCATTTTCAGGTCATTTTGTTATTCTGTACCAGTTTACTATGCTTGCAACCACCTACCGATTGTCTCAGGAATTTGGGAAATGAAACTGATCGACTTGCACTCCTGGAATTCAAATCCAAGATAGGCAATGATCCACATGTCTTCTTCAGCTCCTGGAATGATTCTGTCAACTTCTGCAAATGGCAGGGGATTACTTGTGGCCGAAAACACCACAGAGTTGCATCTCTAAACCTGTACGGGCTAAGCTTGTCTGGAACCATTTCTCCGTTTATAGGGAACCTCACATTCTTAAGGTTCCTCAATCTTCGCAACAACAGCTTCCACGGTGAAATTCCTCAAGAAGTTGGCAGCTTGTCCCGACTGAGACACCTCAACCTGACAGATAACAGATTGGGAGGTGAAATTCCACTCAACATCACCTACTGCTCAGAGCTCCGAATCCTTATATTGGCTAGAAATAGATTTGTGGGTAAAATTCTCAATGAACTTGGCTCTTTAAAAAAGCTTGTGTCACTTGACCTCTACGGAAATAATCTCACAGGAGAGATCCCACATTCATTTGGAAACCTTTCGTCCTTCAAACATTTATCTGTAGTTGTCAATAATTTGGCTGGAAATATTCCAAACAAGTTGGAGCAATTGACAGGCTTAACTTTCGTCTCGGTTGGAGTAAATAATCTGATAGGCACAATCCCTGGCGCCCTATACAATATCTCATCTATCAATGTCTTTTCGGAGCCAGATAATCAGTTGAAAGGGAGTCTTTCAGCGAACATAGGCCTCACTCTTCGAAATCTGCAAGATTTCTACAGTGGTAGAAACCAATTTTATGGAACTATTCCAAGTTCATTCACCAATGCTTCTCAGCTTGAAATATTTGACATCTCTGCCAACTTTTTCACAGGACAAGTTCCAAACAGTTTAGGAGATTTAAGGATCTGCAGCAG CAATCTAGAAATTCTATCTTTTGCTAAAAATAATTTTGGCGGTGTATTACCTGCAGCCATAGCCAATTTGTCAACCAAACTGAGCCTATTAGGGGCCGGAGGCAATCGAATGTATGGAAGACTTCCATCGGAGGTTGGGAATCTTGTGAATTTGTATGCATTAGGCTTGGAGGAAAACCATTTTTCTGGTACCATACCAATTTCTTTTGGGAAGCTTAGAAAGTTACAAAAACTGCATTTGCATACAAACCTATTGTCTGGACAAATCCCGCCATCCTTAGGCAACCTCAGCCAGCTATATGAACTACATTTAGGTGAAAACAAATTACAAGGAAACATAACAAGTAGCATTGCAAACTGCCAAAACCTGCAACCTCTAGATATTGCAAACAATTTCCTTATTGGCTTCTTACCCCAGGAGATCACTGGTCTTTCCTCTTTATCAACAATTCTTAACTTATCACACAATACATTGACAGGTCCCCTACCCCGAGAAATCCATAAACTGAAAAATATTAATGCGCTAGATGTGTCACAAAACAAACTGTATGGGGAAATTCCTGAGACAATACGGGATTGCTTGATGCCAGAAAACCTTAACATGCAGGGCAACTTTCTCCAAGGATCAATTCCCTCATCCTTGGCTTCATTGAGAGGTCTCCAACATTTAGACCTATCAAGAAACAATTTGTCCGGAAACATTCTGAAGGAGCTACCGAAGCTCCCCTTTTTGCAATATGTGAATCTTTCCTTCAATAATCTTGAGGGTGAAGTGCCAAGAGAAGGAGTGTTCAGCAATATAACGGCAGTTTCACttgttggaaaaaaaaaatctttgtgGAGGTATCTCGGAACTGCAGCTACCAGCATGCCCCATCAAGCGAAAGAAACACAAAAATTCTCCTCTTGCCATTATCCTTGCAACAGTTATCAGTTCAATTGTGCTTTTCATGGCGATAACATCTTTAAGGGTTTTCCGCTGGTGAAAATCAAGAAAGAATCCATCATCCAATCCTTTTT AGGAAGTCTTGATCTACATGGTGAAAGGATAGTTGCTGTGATGGTACTCAACCTTCGACAACGTGGAGCATCCAAGAGCTTCATTGCTGAATGCAGAGCATTGCGGAACATCAGGCACCAAAATCTGGTGAAGATCTTGACATACTGCTCAAGCATTGATTTTAAAGGCAATGACTTCAAAGCTCTAGTGCTTGATTTCATGGTGAACGGAAGTTTAGAAATGTGGTTGCATCCAAATGAAGATGGTAGTAGCCAGCCAAGGAATTTAAAACTTCTTCAAAGGCTTCGGGTTGCCACTGATTTGTCATCTGCTTTGCATTACCTTCATGACCTTTGTGAAACACCAATCATTCACTGCGACCTGAAGCCAAGCAATATTCTGCTTGACATGACATGA
- the LOC110633302 gene encoding putative receptor-like protein kinase At3g47110 → MELTGTSLAAVWLSSTQHFPVLFLISVIMLCFQPAVCITKLGNETDRLALLEFKAKISNDPNGLFSSWNDSVHFCKWQGVTCGPKHQRVTSLNLQGFSLSGNISPHAGNLTFLRFLSLGDNRFHGEIPREVGHLFRLRFLNLTNNQLSGEIPGGISNCSELRVVSLMNNNLVGKIPAVLGSLKKLEILSFRKNSLTGEIPYSFGNLSSLQQILLTYNNLQGKIPTELGHLTSLTLFALGVNNLSGPIPPALYNISSITTIETTYNQLSGSLPANIGLTLPNLQQLLLAENGFYGTIPESLANASQLWFIDMSTNSFTGPIPINLGNLKGLEQLHVEFNFFGSNTSQDLSFLPSLANCSGLQQLYFDGNNIGGIISSSIGNLSTLVQLGLGRNPISGTIPEEVGNLVNLFRLDMDGNLLAGSIPISLGKIQKLERLTLNDNLLSGKIPVSLGNITKMYWLNLAGNKLDGNITPSLGSCKNLRFLDASRNKLTDIIPKQIFGLSSLSETLNLSQNSLTGPLPLEVGNLKSINALDVSENKFYGEIPRTIGDCSRLEILNMQGNFLQGPIPSSFTSLRGLQRIDLSRNNLSGNIPSELEKLIFLLYLNLSNNNFEGEVPKMGVFSNASAFSIIGNRNLCGGIPELQLPACPVKEEKHRRPSIVIILTTIISSFLLLMIWTSLCFFYRRKWKKSPILLPFTVDTLPQISFKELLEATGGFSSENLIGQGSFGSVYKGSLDHQGKCFVAVKVLNLQQHGASKSFTAECKALKNIRHRNLVKILTYCSSIDFKGNDFKALVFTFMENGSLEMWLHPEENGYSQTRKLNFLQRLCIAIDVASALHYLHDHCETPIVHCDLKPSNILLDSDTTAHVGDFGLARLLSQSNKNPSQSQSFSTGIKGTIGYMAPEYGVGSSVTTYGDVYSFGILLLEMLTGKRPTHDMFTNGLDLHNFVKAKVPGQVMQVVDPTLFTPGKLGAATAAENMDDDESIEDGIQECIVSVLQIGLACSAEVPKERMNMKDVTSKLNAIKDAFLHRDHKQV, encoded by the exons atggaaCTTACAGGCACAAGCTTAGCAGCAGTATGGCTTTCTTCAACCCAGCATTTTCCTGTGTTATTCTTAATTTCTGTAATCATGCTATGCTTCCAACCTGCTGTTTGTATCACTAAATTGGGAAATGAGACTGATAGGCTTGCTCTTTTGGAATTCAAAGCCAAGATAAGCAATGATCCAAATGGCCTCTTCAGCTCATGGAATGACTCTGTCCACTTCTGCAAATGGCAAGGTGTTACTTGTGGCCCCAAACATCAGAGAGTTACGTCTCTAAATCTGCAGGGGTTTAGCTTGTCAGGGAACATATCTCCACATGCAGGGAATCTCACCTTCTTAAGGTTTCTCAGCCTTGGAGACAACAGATTCCATGGAGAAATTCCTCGAGAAGTTGGTCACCTCTTCAGATTGAGATTTCTTAACCTGACGAATAACCAGTTGAGTGGTGAAATTCCAGGTGGCATCAGCAATTGCTCGGAGCTCAGGGTTGTAAGTTTGATGAATAACAACTTAGTGGGAAAAATCCCAGCAGTGCTAGGCTCTTTAAAGAAGCTTGAGATTCTTTCCTTTCGCAAAAATAGTCTCACAGGAGAGATCCCGTATTCGTTTGGAAATCTTTCATCCCTCCAACAGATTCTCCTAACTTATAATAATTTGCAGGGAAAGATTCCAACTGAATTGGGACACTTAACAAGCTTAACTTTATTTGCTCTCGGAGTTAATAATCTGAGTGGTCCAATACCTCCTGCCCTTTACAATATCTCATCTATCACTACCATTGAAACTACATATAATCAATTAAGTGGGAGTCTCCCAGCAAACATAGGCCTTACTCTTCCTAACCTGCAACAACTGCTCTTGGCCGAAAATGGATTTTATGGAACTATTCCAGAATCATTGGCCAACGCTTCTCAGCTTTGGTTTATTGACATGTCTACCAACAGTTTCACGGGACCAATTCCGATTAATCTGGGAAATCTCAAGGGTCTTGAACAGCTTCACGTGGAGTTCAATTTCTTCGGCAGCAACACGAGTCAAGATTTGAGTTTTTTACCATCTCTGGCCAACTGCAGCGGTCTACAACAGCTATATTTTGATGGAAACAATATTGGTGGTATAATATCTAGCTCCATTGGCAATCTCTCTACCCTTGTTCAACTAGGCCTAGGACGAAATCCAATATCAGGAACAATCCCAGAAGAGGTAGGGAATCTTGTGAATTTGTTTCGATTAGATATGGATGGAAACCTTTTGGCAGGTAGCATTCCCATTTCTCTTGGAAAGATTCAAAAGCTGGAAAGGCTAACCTTAAATGACAATCTACTTTCTGGAAAAATCCCAGTATCCCTGGGTAACATCACCAAAATGTATTGGCTTAATTTAGCAGGAAACAAATTAGATGGAAATATAACCCCAAGTCTTGGAAGCTGCAAAAATCTTCGTTTCCTGGATGCATCAAGAAATAAACTCACGGACATCATACCCAAACAAATCTTTGGCCTTTCTTCTCTATCAGAAACTCTTAACCTATCACAGAACTCATTGACAGGTCCCTTACCCTTAGAAGTTGGCAACTTGAAAAGTATCAATGCATTAGATGTCTCAGAGAACAAATTCTATGGGGAAATTCCTCGGACAATAGGTGATTGTTCTAGGCTAGAAATCCTTAACATGCAGGGTAACTTCCTGCAAGGACCCATTCCCTCATCTTTTACTTCTTTGAGAGGTCTCCAACGAATAGATCTGTCCAGAAACAACTTGTCAGGAAATATTCCTAGTGAGTTAGAGAAGCTTATCTTCTTGCTATATTTGAATCTTTCAAACAATAATTTTGAGGGTGAGGTACCAAAAATGGGAGTTTTCAGCAACGCAAGTGCATTTTCAATCATTGGAAATAGGAATCTTTGTGGAGGTATCCCTGAATTGCAGCTGCCAGCATGCCCTGTCAAAGAAGAAAAACACAGAAGGCCTTCCATTGTCATAATCCTCACCACAATCATCAGTTCATTTCTCCTTCTCATGATATGGACGTCCTTGTGTTTTTTCTACAGGCGAAAGTGGAAAAAAAGTCCAATTTTATTACCTTTTACAGTGGATACGCTTCCTCAAATTTCATTCAAGGAACTCTTAGAAGCAACTGGCGGATTCTCTTCAGAAAACTTAATTGGACAAGGAAGTTTTGGCTCAGTATATAAAGGAAGTCTTGATCACCAGGGGAAATGTTTTGTTGCGGTAAAGGTGCTCAACCTTCAGCAACATGGAGCTTCCAAGAGTTTCACTGCCGAGTGCAAAGCATTGAAAAACATCCGGCACAGGAATCTTGTTAAAATCTTGACGTACTGCTCCAGCATTGATTTTAAAGGCAATGATTTCAAAGCTCTAGTGTTTACATTCATGGAAAATGGTAGTTTGGAAATGTGGTTGCATCCAGAGGAAAATGGTTATAGTCAGACAAGGAAATTAAACTTTCTTCAAAGACTATGCATTGCCATTGATGTGGCTTCTGCCTTGCATTATCTTCATGACCATTGTGAAACACCAATCGTTCATTGTGACTTGAAGCCCAGTAATATTCTTCTTGACAGTGACACGACTGCTCATGTTGGTGACTTTGGATTGGCGAGGCTCCTTTCTCAAAGCAACAAAAATCCTTCTCAAAGCCAAAGTTTCTCAACTGGGATAAAGGGAACAATTGGCTACATGGCACCAG AATATGGAGTAGGCAGCAGTGTAACAACTTACGGAGATGTGTATAGCTTTGGAATCCTCTTGCTAGAGATGCTCACAGGAAAGAGACCAACTCATGATATGTTTACAAATGGCTTAGATCTCCACAACTTTGTTAAGGCTAAGGTCCCAGGACAAGTCATGCAGGTTGTGGATCCCACGTTATTCACTCCAGGAAAATTGGGGGCAGCTACAGCAGCAGAAAATATGGATGATGATGAAAGTATTGAAGATGGTATACAAGAATGTATTGTATCAGTCCTTCAAATTGGACTCGCATGCTCTGCAGAAGTGCCAAAAGAGCGAATGAATATGAAAGACGTAACAAGCAAACTAAATGCCATCAAGGATGCTTTCCTTCATAGAGACCACAAACAAGTTTAG